TATAAAAATGTTGATATATTCTAGATTTGCCATTGATAGCCAGCAACTTCATATTTGATAAGAGTTGTAAGTCAAAATATTATTATAAAACAAATTGTTATGCGTTATTTACAACTCTTGTGGTAAGCTATTTTTAAGAAATGAAAGGGGAAGGTTAAAATATTAAATTTTGCATAAGAAATTTAATATTTGTTAAAAGGACCATCACAATATTATTTATTTAAAATAATGTGATAGTCCTATAAAAAATAGATACTTTTTATTTATTATCTAGAATTCTACTAACTTTGATAAGATAATTTCGTGACTCTTGAGAAACATGTGAAGTCACTAATTTGCGATAAACTTGTTGAGGTGTCATGGAGTTAATTATATTGATCGCCTCATTTCGGTCATCAGAAAAAGTACGTAATACACTTCCAGCCCCACCATTATAAGAAGTGATCATTGCATATCGTAGTGATATTGGATTATTTATGCCTGCTAAATACTTCGTTTTTAGTAAAGATAAATAGGCAGTTCCCATATCAACATTATTACGAGGGTCAAGTAAAAACTGACGACTCGGTTCACCTGGTTTTCCACGCAACTTGAAGATATCTCGACCAGCAGTATGTTGTTGTACTTGCATTAATCCTAATGCATCTGTACGACTTACCGCAAATGGGTTAAATGCTGATTCAACTTCCATAATAGCTAAAATCAATCGTTCATCAATAAAGTAACGATTTGAGGCTTCAGTCACTAAAGGTAAGAATTTTCTTGCACGTTGATTAATGTGGTTTGGAACAAGTTTGATTTCAACATAAGTGATTTTATGAGCTCCAGAAGAGCGTACTTTTAAATTATTGGCAAGCAAATAATCGGCAAAGCTATTTGCCCTACCACTCCAACGAATTGGTTGTCTTTCTTGATCAAGAACCTGGTTATATAAAAAAGGTTCTTGTGATAAATCCTGACTTATTTTATCTCGCCTGATAATATCAACAGGTTCTGGCATAAGTAATGTTGATACAATTGCGTCCTTCAAATTATTGATTGGTGTATCAGATAAAGTTTCGATGGTAATTATCCCAGAAACAAAATTGATATGAACTCGAGTTTGTAGATTATCTTCATATTGAACATAATCTTTAGGACCAGCAATAAGAACCTCTTTAGGTCCCCAGATTTGTTCTATGTTATTAGCGTACTGACTTATTAAAATATTAAATGCATTAGTATCTTTTATATAATAGTCTTCATCAGTTTTTTTGTTATTTGAGCCAGGACAGGCTGTTAATAAACTTACTGAAATGAGTAATGTCAGAATTTTAAAATTGTTTTTCATTGTAATCTCTCAATTTTCAGGTTTATATCCATCAATAACCACATCTTCACCTTCAAACAAAAACTTTATCATTTCGGTTTCAATTTTTTTACGATGTTCTAAATTCATCATATTAAGCTTATTTTCATTAATTAACATTGTTTGCTTCTTAAGCCATTCTTGCCATGCTATTTTAGAAATTTCATTATAAATACGCTTGCCTAGCTCTCCTGGGTAAAGCTGAAAATCTAGACCTTCGGATTCTTTTTTTAAATAATGGCAATAAATAATACGACTCATATTTATTCCTATTTTATTAACGATTATTAATTAATCGCTAATTATACCCGAAAATAATTGCAGAAAAGAATAAAATATACAAAATATCCAACTTTTTTAAATGAATATAAATTCAGTATTTATGAATAAATATTTACTTTACTATCTTTATAAATAACATAAAATAGAAAAATACTGTTAGATAAGATAAGGATCGTATAATGCAGCCAGAAATAACACGAGAACTGTTTGACAAAGTAATCCTACCCGTTTACTCACCAGCTAAATTTATACCTATTAAAGGGAAAGGTAGTAGAGTATGGGATCAACATGGTGAAGAGTATATCGATTTTGCAGGAGGGATTGCGGTTAACGCGCTTGGTCATTGCCATCCTAGGCTAATTAATGCCTTACACCAACAAAGTGAACAATTATGGCATGTAAGTAATGTTTTTACTAATGAACCGGCTTTACGCCTTGCCCAAAAAATTATTAATAATACCTTTGCTCAGCGCGTTTTCTTTGCTAATTCAGGCGCTGAAGCAAATGAAGCTGCTTTCAAATTAGCAAGATACTATGCGGCTCAAAAATATACTCCTTATAAAACTAAAATTATCTCGTTTTATCAATCGTTTCACGGTCGCACCTTTTTTACAGTATCAGTGGGTGGACAAGCTAAATATTCCGATGGTTTTGGTCCTAAACCTGCTGATATTATTCATGTCCCTTTTAATAATTTAGATGCCGTTAAAGCAGTAATGGATGATCATACGTGTGCCGTAGTGTTAGAACCAGTACAAGGAGAAGGAGGATTAACCTCAGCAACACCAGAATTTTTAAAAGGTGTACGAGCGCTTTGCGACCAATATAATGCCTTGTTAATCTTCGATGAAGTACAATGTGGAATGGGAAGAACGGGTACTTTATACACTTATCAACAATATGACGTAGTTCCAGATATTTTAACTTCCGCAAAGGCACTTGGCGGAGGATTCCCTATCAGTGCAATGTTAACAACCGATGACATAGCATCAGTAATGCACCCTGGTGTTCACGGCACAACTTATGGTGGCAACCCTCTTGCTTGTGCAGTTGGTTGTGAAGCATTTGATATTATCAACACACCTGATGTACTTCAAGGCGTTCAAAAACGCCGAGCAATCTTTATTGAACAACTTGAAAATATAAATGATAAATTCAAAGTATTTCGAGAATACCGTGGTAAAGGACTACTTTTAGGTGCTGAATTACAGCCAGTGTTTCATAATAAAGCACGTGACTTCTTGAATGTTGCCTCCGAATTTAAAGTAATGATCCTTAATGCAGGACCAAATGTGCTTCGTTTTACCCCTTCACTAATTATATCTGAAGACGAAATAAACGAAGGAATGAACCGACTTAGTAAAGCAGTCGAAAAAGTTGTCAATTCCTAAGTTTTTCTATACAGTAACGGCATTTTAAGTGATTAAGTGCCGTTAATGCACTTAAAGGACATTTTTTATGACCGACATTCGACCATTAAACTATGCTAAAACGCATTTTATTTTAAGTGCCCCCGATATTTCACATTTACCAATTGATAGTGGCGTTGAAGTTGCCTTTGCCGGCAGATCTAATGCCGGTAAATCAAGTGCACTTAACACATTAACCAATCAAAAATCTTTAGCAAGAACTAGTAAAACACCGGGACGAACGCAACTTATTAACCTATTTGAAGTGGAAGAAAATTGTCGTTTAGTCGATTTACCGGGCTATGGTTATGCACAAGTTCCGGAAGCGATTAAACGCAAATGGCAAAAATCATTAGGCGAATATCTGCAAAAACGAGAAAGCTTAAAAGGCTTAATTGTATTAATGGATGTTCGGCATCCGCTTAAAGATCTCGACCAACAAATGATTGAATGGGCTGTATCAGTTGATATTCCTGTTATGCTACTGTTAACTAAAGCCGATAAACTCGCTTCAGGCGCATTAAAAAAACAGGTTAACATGGTTAAAGAAGCTATCTTACCTTTTCAAGGTGATATTACTGTTGCACCGTTTTCATCGCCAAAACGTATCGGCTTAGAGCCTTTGAAAAAGAAATTAGACCAATGGTTCAGCCAGCAATAAAGGAACGCTAAAATGGATAGTTCAGCCTTTTCATTTCAATCATTATCACCCGATGTTATTTTTGCTAGTTTGGCAACCGTTGGTATTCGGGTTGATTCCGGGCTGACTGCTTTAAATAGTTATGAAAATCGTGTCTATCAATTTTCTGATGAGGATCGCATACGATATGTCGCCAAATACTATCGCCCTTATCGTTGGAATCAGGCACAAATTCTTGAAGAGCATCAATTTACTAAGCAACTATCAGAAGCTAATATTCCTGTCGCTGCACCATTAACCTTTAATGGTCAGACTTTGCATGAATATGAAGGCTACCTATTTGCTCTGTTCCCAAGTGTAGGAGGACGGCAATATGAAAGTGATAATATCGAGCAAATGGAATCGGTAGCCACTTTGCTGGGACGTATTCATCAAATTGGTGCAAAACAACCTTTTATTTATCGCCCCACAATTGGACTGGAAGAATATCTTTATCAGCCTAAAGAAGTTTTGTTAACCTCTAATTTGATCCCTAAGAAAATCCATGACGAACTCAAGACCAGTTTAACCCACTTAATACAGATTGTTGAGCAGCATTGGCATACCGATTGGCAACCAATTCGCCTTCATGCTGATTGCCATGCGGGTAATATATTATGGCGTGATAGTGCCATGTTTGTCGATTTTGATGATGCACGTAATGGACCAGCGATTCAAGATATTTGGATGTTACTCAATGGCGATCTAAAAGCGCAACAATTGCAACTTGATAGCATTCTTGAATGCTATCAAGAGTTTTATAATTTTGATATGAACCAACTGAGTTTAATTGAACCACTTAGAGCAATGAGAATGGTGCACTACCTGGCTTGGATAGTTCAGCGTTGGCAAGACCGAGCTTTTCCAATCGCATTTCCTTGGATAATCGATGCTGATTTTTGGTATCAGCAATTAGCTGAATTTAATCGTCAAAGTCAAGCCATTAAAGCGCCACCGCTACAATTGATGTCAATGTTTTAAATTGAGCAGTATCAAGAATAAATTACGCCAAATAACCTCTATTGCAAATCAGGACAATAATATCATTCAATATTCTGCAATTGAGCAAATCATCGATTGATCAAAGTTAATAAATTCACTAAGTCGGGGTCGTTTGCCAGCAGTTGCTCTTTTTTCTGTTTAGAAAGCTGTTTTATACGATACTCAAGTTTCAATGCGGTTGATCTGTCACCTACACTGATTTGATAAACAACGGTTAAATTATGATGCCCTTTAAGGTGTTTAGCTCCTTTACCATTTTGATGCTGGCGTAAACGCCTGGCGACATCAGTTGTGATACCGGTATATAAAGAGTGTTTAGCCGTTCTGATAATATACAAAAACCAAATAGCAGAATGATTACCCATAACCAAATTTAAAACGTAGATGTAATTTAGATGGATATAATACGCTGTTTAACCAATTTAATCAGTAAAGTCCTGTTCTATTATTAGAGATGATCGGTTTGGTAGATCGACATCTTTGTCAAAGAGCCACATTAATGTCATATCATCCTTTTTATATTTGACAATGCTAATACAAGGATTTAGCCTAATTTGTATAATTCTATCAACTGATAACAATAAACTCATTTGTATTTAATCGCTAAGCTAAATTGCATAATTAGAGTAAAGATTGATTTAACTTTATTGGCAATAAATACACTGAGACATAGCAAAAATGCTATTGTAGTAAACGTTACTTGCCCGCCTTTTGCCAATTTTATGTAAAATAAACTTCAGCTAACTAGTAACCAATATTTTTTCGCACGCATCACCTGTTAATATTGACTGTTTCATTTACTTTAAGCTTGATAGTGTTTAAGATAAACTCATTTTTTGATGTATCTTAGGACTTTAAAACTTGAATAACTTTGCAAACATTATTGAAATCGATCGCGGCAATATGAAGTTCGCTTACGTACAAAATGATGAGATAAATTATTTGGAACTTTTTGACCAATTTTTGGCCGAAGAAGGACATCATGAGCTACTCGATCCAAGTGATAAAATTGAGAGATATACTTATCTAATTAATCACAATCAATCTAAATTTATTTTCAAAATTGATGGCGGTGTTGAGCATCGTTTAGAACGTAGACTTATTGCTAAAATAACTGGTGATTTTTATTTTAATCTAATTCGTAAGCTAGCTAAAATTTCGTTGGATAAATGCGATATCGCTTATGAACTCTATTTAGTTGCTTTTGATAAAACCACCAATCGCCACTATATGATCTTTAATTTTATAGAAGGACGCTCATTAACATGGGATGAAATGCGTGAATATGGAGAACAAGTTAAAGCATGCATTGAAAAACTGCATAGCTATAGTCTTGTTTCAAACGATGTTCATGGTGGTAACTTTATTTTAACTCCAGACGGTAAAATCAAAGCAATAGACTTAACTAACTCCGGTTTTATTTGGTTAACTAAAGCCAATGATGCAATCGAATTACGTGAACGCTTTGGTATTAAAATTAATGTTCCTTTCATGGCTATGGCAATTAAAAAATTTACTCACGGATTTAAACGGTTATCGCGTAAAATTCGCGGTAAAGAAGATTAATAAATTAAATGAGAGAAAGACAAGCTTCTCTCATTTTACTGCAAATAAATATAATTAATTCAATATATTAAATTATACATTTTAATGCTTTTCAGCTCTAAAAAATATTTAAATCCTTCTGTTCTAAATACTGGTAAATACTTTTATAACCGTTTAGAATAAAACTAATCATGCAAAGAAGGATGAGTTATGAGAAAGTTAATTGGTTTTACTGTTTTAGTTGCGTTGCTAACTGGTTGTTCTTCTCAGAAGATGCTGTCAATCTATCAAACAGAAGGTGTAGAAATTACTCAAAACACTTCTGGTGAGGATATCATAAATAAATACATTACTTCACGACCTATCCTTTATTCTTCATTATCACTCTGTATTGCACAAGAACTTGATAATAGCCCAGTAGTTTTGAACCGTGAAAACTATTTAAGTTCGGCATGGTGGCCATATTATAATATGCCTTCTCAACAAGCAATTACGATAAATGGTGGTGATACTATCAAATTAGTTGAAGGTAATAATATTGTTGCTAACGCTGTTACCAATTATCAATCACAATCCAAATACTTCGTTAGTTATACATTAACCGCAACTCGCAATGCCAAAAATATCCGTTACCTATTTAGCAATATCAAACAAGCTCAACAATATACTGGTTCTATTGGCAATGAAGGGTTTGAAAATGTAAAAACCTTAGAAAGAGCCCACCCAGATTTAGTTATTGATGCACTCAATAAAGAAGTCGATAAAATTCAAGCTTGTTTATTACATTAATACTGCATCCTCAAAAAAAGTTACAGTTGAGGAACGTTTTTTTTTAGTCTAAAATCTATACACAATTTTTATCAAAACTTTTTAAAAAGTAAAACTCATCATGAAAAAAATTCTTTTTTTATTATTGCTTCCATTTTATAGCTTTGCACAAAATGACATAAATGACTTTTGGAAAAATGATTTTTGGCAAATTAATAAAGTAGTAAATCATAAATTGGATTTATTTGAGTTATCGAAACCTCCCGCTGAAAAAATACATATAAGTTCAAATGGAACGAAATATATTTACGGTAACTCGTTAACCTTTAATATTAATGGTACTTTCATATCAAAATACTCTGCCTGGTGTGGTAACGATTGTTTTACCCGTTCAGAAGGTACTTTTGAAAAAATTGATGAAACACATCTTCGATTACAAATCAATTTATTCCAGCGTTCTGGCGACTGTGAAGGCGTAGAAGATAAAACAGTTCGAGATTTAGGAACCTTTGAAATTAAACCAACTGAAAATGGCTATCAATTAGTTAAATTAAAGGATGAGTGAAGACTAGCTATAAAATAATAAACTAAGAAGCTAATAAGCAAGTAATATCCTTCTTTTCAGTATATTAATTAAACTAACTCCTTAATTTATTATTCCCTAAATTATTTGTTATCTATTAGATAAACAATACAAAAATTGTTGATTCATTGATGTATAAAAAAAGTTGAGGAGCGGGGTTTTTTAAGTCTAAAAATAGTCAAAATTTGACATCAATCCATTCTTTAATTAGATAACTGATAAAAGTCTTTCTAATAAATTAGTCATTACTAATTCTTCCATTTTAAAGGTGACTTTGTCATAAAAACCTATATAAATCAATCATAAAATTATTAAGATACTTACATTAGTTACAAAACTAGTTAGTTAACTTTCTTATTCTTCTGATTTCTTTCTGCATAACTATACTGCATATGTGCTATAAAAAAATAAAGAGGTTTAGTTATGAGTATGTTACAAGATATAAAAGAAAACAAAATGTATATAGGTTCACTTCCCCTCCCCATATTTTTAGTTTGTTCGATTATCGTTATTATTGCTGCACAATTAGATATGCTACCTAAAAGCCTTATTGGTGGTTTTGCTGTGATATTACCTTTAGGTTGGTTTTTAGGCACTGTCGGGCAGAATATTCCATTTTTCAAAAAATTTGGGGCGCCTGCCATTTTGTCACTTATTGTTCCTTCATTATTGGTTTACTACAACGTTTTTGATGAGAATACTTTATCAGCAACAAAGATGTTAATGAAAGACTCTAACTTTTTACTCTTTTATATCGCCAGTTTAGTGTGCGGTAGTATTCTTGGTATGCATCGAGTTATTTTAGTTCAAGGCTTTATTCGAATGATGATTCCGATGCTATTAGGTATGTGTTTAGCTGCGTTTGTTGGCGTCTGTGTCGCCGTAGCTTTTGGTGATGATTGGGAGCACGCCTTCTTTTATACAGTTTCACCAGTAATGGCAGGAGGAATTGGTGAAGGTGTTTTGCAACTTTCCAATGCCTACAGCAATATCCTTAATCAAGATTATAATGTTTTTGTTAGCGCATTAATTCCTGCAACTGTTGTAGGTAACTTTTTTGCAATCACTTTTACGGCGATTATGAGCCGAATTGGTGAAGTTAAACCTCACTTAAGTGGGCACGGTCAATTAGTAAAAATTGAATTTGATGGCTTAGCTGAAGCGTTAAAAGATGATAAGACACCTCTTGATGCTCGTGCAATGAGTGGCGCAGTTATGATTTTAGCTACGCTATTTATCTTCGGTATGATTTTAGAAAAAGTAACTCATTTCCCTGGTCCTGTTTTAATGATTATTGCTACCGCTGTAGTTAAATATTTTCGTTTATTACCAGCGAGTGTCGAACGAGGAAGCCAACAATGGTACAAATTTATCTCAGGCAACTTTACCTTTCCATTAATGGCAGGACTTGGGCTACTTTATATAGATTTAAATAGCGTAGTTAAAGTATTAACTATCCCATACTTTATTACCATTATCTCTATCGTCTTCACTGTTTCAATGACAGGATTTGTTTGTAGCTTCTTCTTAAAAATGTATCCAGTTGAGGCATCTATTATTTCATCTTGCCAAAGTGGAATGGGTGGAACTGGTGATGTAGCAATACTTTCAACAGCCAACAGAATGAACTTGATGCCTTTTGCTCAAGTTGCAACACGATTAGGGGGAGCTTTAATGGTGATATGCACCACGGCACTGATGCGTTATTTACATATGTAGTTTTATAAACATTAAAGAATGAATTAGAAGTTTTAAAAGCAGTTTGAGATAAATATTGGTTTGATCTCAAAAAATATTAAATATAGTTTTAAGTATTTAAAAAGGTAAGCATTATGACAACAGTACAAGAAAAAGCGTTAGCAATCAGTAAACAAATGCACGGTAAATTTGAAACCCACTCGAAAGTCCCTGTTAATTCAATGGCAGATCTTAGTGTTGCTTATACACCAGGAGTTGCGGCAGTTTGCACAGAAATTGCTAAAAATCCCGATTCAGTTTATGAATATACCAGTAAACGTAATTTAGTTGCGGTTATCACTGATGGTTCAGCTGTTTTAGGGTTAGGAAATATTGGGCCAGAAGCAGCAATTCCAGTAATGGAAGGCAAGGCAATTTTATTTAAACAATTTGCAGATGTTGATGCAATACCTTTATCAATTAATACTCAAGATCCAGATGAGTTAGTTAAACATATAGCAGCATTAGCGCCCTCATTTGGCGGTATCAATCTAGAAGATATTAGTGCACCAAGGTGTTTTGAGATTGAAAAACGATTACAAGAATTATTAGATATTCCTGTATTCCATGATGATCAACATGGTACAGCAATCGTTGTATTAGCAGCGCTTTATAATGCACTTAAAGTTGCAGGTAAGTCGATCGAATCGGCCAAGGTGGTGATTAACGGTGGCGGAGCAGCTGGTTTAGCAATTGCCGATATGTTATTAGCCGCTGGAGTAACCGATCTTAAAATTGTCGATAAGATTGGTATTTTATCCGAAGATGATCTTTCTTTACCACCTCACCATTTAGCCATGGCGAAGAGAACCAATAAGAACAAACAAAAAGGTACATTACAAGATGCGGTTAAAGGTGCTGATGTGTTTATTGGTGTTTCAGCCCCAGGAGTATTAAAAGCAGATTGGGTTAAAACGATGGCAGAAAAATCAATTATTTTTGCTATGGCAAATCCAACACCAGAAATATTCCCAGACGAAGCTAAAGCAGCTGGTGCTTATATTGTCGGTACTGGGCGTAGTGATTATCCGAATCAAATTAATAATGTTCTAGCATTCCCTGGCATATTTAGAGGCGCTTTAGATGCTAGAGCAAAAAATATTACATTGGCCATGCAGCTTGCAGCAGCAAAAGGATTAGCCAATATCATTACACCTGACAAACTATCAATTGATTGTATATTGCCAAATGCATTTGAACCTAATGTAGCCAAGGTGGTTGCTGAAAGTGTAAAAAATGCAGCAAATAATCTTTAATAGTCGATTAAATTAGCTAAAAACCTACTAATACGAAATTTATTAGTAGGTTTTCCTGCCTAATAAGTTATGATAGTAAGTGATCGCTTTTTATACAGTAAATGAGAATGAGATATTTATTTAATAAATTACCACTCAAAGTTAAGTTAATAAGCCTGATTTGCTTAGTGTTTATACTTTCAGTTATTGCACAAAATATTTATATTGTTCATGTAGTGAATAACGAATATCTTATCAACTCTCGCCAACGAGTTGAGAATATCGCAAATATTATCTCTACATCACAAAGTATCATTGACGAAATACAAAATCCAACACCACAAAATATTGCTTCCATTCAAAAAACAACAGAACAATCCAGAGTATTAACACAAACTGATTTTATTGTGATATTTAATATGCAAGGCGTTCGATATTCGCATCCCGATGAAAATAAAATAGGTCAAACTATAGTCGGCGGAGATGAACAGCGCGCATTAAATGGTGAGTCCTATACTTCAATTGCGAAAGGCACATTGGGAGATTCTGTTCGGGCTTTTAAGCCAATTATGAATGATAAAGATCAACAAATTGGTGTAGTTTTAGTTGGTCAGACCTTGCAAAAAATTAATCATTTAGCATCAAGAACAAGTCAGCCGATTTGGCTATCCTTGTTTGCTTCATTATCGATAGCTATTCTTTTGGCCTATTTGTTATCTCGCAATATAAAGAAAATTTTATACGGCCTTGAGCCAGTTGAAATGGCACAGCTATTTGCTGAGCGAAATGCTATTATCCGAACGGTAAAAGAAGGCATTGTGGTTATCAATCGAGATGGATTAATTACACAGATCAATGATGAAGCAATTAGAATTTTGCGCATTAAAAAAGATAAAGAAAATATTATAAGCTTACCTATTGGTGACTTTATTCCAAATACTCGACTGCATGAAGTGATGATGAGTGGAAAAGCTGAATATGATTGTGAACAAAATATTAATGGGGTGGTGATACTAACCAATCGAACTCCATTATTTGTTAATGATATTTTAGTTGGAGCTATTGCTTCATTTAGAGATATGACAGAAGTACGTAGATTGGCAGAAAATTTAACAGGAGTTAATCGTTATGCCGATGCTTTACGTTCACAATCTCATGAGTTTAATAATAAATTACATGTCATTTATGGGTTAGCCTTTAATGACAATAAATCTGAATTAATTGATTATCTTGAAGAAATTATTGGCAATCAACAAGCGGAATCTAAACTTGTCAGTCAATATATTAAAGATCCAATTATTGCAGGATTTTTAAATAGTAAATTTAGCCGAGCACGTGAGCTAAATGTGACATTAACGTTTAATATTGATGGTATTTTGGCACCAATAACAGATACATCTGTGACACATGGTTTAGTTACAATACTTGGTAATTTAATTGATAATGGACTTGATGCAGTACAATTTTTAGATGATAAGCAGATAAAGGTGAGTTTAGTTATTGATAATTCTAATTTTCAGATTGAAATCAATGATAATGGTGAAGGTATTTCTGAAAATGATATTCAATATATTTTTCAAAAAGGCTATTCGACAAAGGGCGATAATCGTGGTTTTGGGCTTTATTTAGTGTTAGCTAGTATTGATGAGTTAGATGGGCAAATACAATTATGTGATTCTGATAATAAAAAAGGGACTTGCTTTAAGGTATTATTACCATTAGAAGAGATTTATAGGAAAAAATAATCATATGGTAGAAGTTTTAATTGTTGAAGATGATCCGATGGTAGCAGAGCTCAATAAAAAATATTTGCAAATGCTTCCTGGTTTTAATTTAGTGGCAACTGTTACTAATGGCGAACAAGCGCTACATTTTATCCATGATAATCATATTGATCTATTGTTGCTTGACGTTTTCATGCCAAAACTAAATGGTCTTGATCTGTTAAAATATATTCGAATTAGTTACCCTAAAATAGATATTATTATGGTAACCGCCGCATGTAATACCAATGATATCCAAACCGCATTACGTTTAGGAGTCATTGATTATATTGTTAAACCCTTCACTTTTGAGAGATTTCGTACGGCTTTGATTTCATATCAAGAAAGGGTTCGCCTATTATCATCTTCCGAAATACTAAACCAGAATCAATTAGATGATCGAATTTTCACTAAAAACTTTAATACTACAAATAGATTACCAAAGGGAATCGACTCACAAACTTTACAATCTGTTCGAGATGTTATTGTTAACTATCAACAAGATTTCTCTATGAGCGATATTATCGAATTGATTCCTTTATCTAGGATATCGGTTAAGAAATATCTTGATTATTTAGAAGAGTTAGGAGAAATAGAAAGCCATTTGACCTATTTACCAATTGGCCGTCCAGTAAAACGTTATATTTATCAAAAATAGTTTATTTACTTCGTTATTAATTGTGCTGTAAATGATTACTCAGTTGACTAAAACTATTCATCCATTGTAATTTCATCTAATGATAAGCTGAAACTTGGGACAAATACATCTAAAAAATAATCCATTTCTGGAGTATTACGATCTGATAATGTTTTTTTCAATCGTTGTTCTGCTAACCTAAACTCATTATTACCCGCACTAAGCTCTTCAATTGTTTTAAGATATGCACACAAAGCATCTGCTTGTTTTACAATGCTTTTTTCATCTTCATCATAATAATCGTCATCAATTAGTGTTTTAAAGTCATCTTGTAACTCTTTTGGCAACATATTAATGAGTTTATTTTGAGCTATTTTTTCAATCTTTTTGTATTCAGATGTGATCTGTGGGTTGTAATATTTAGTTGGTGTCGGTAAATCACCCGTTAATACTTCTGATGCATCATGATACATAGCCAGTAATGCTATGCGTTCAGGGTTAACATTACCATTAAATCGTTTGTTTTTAATTATCGCTAAAGCATGTGCAACAAAAGCAACTTGAAGGCTATGTTCTGATACATTTTCAGTTCTCACGTTACGCATTAAAGGCCAACGATTAATTAGTTTTAAACGCGATAAATGAGCAAAAAAATGGCTGTTATTCATTATGATTATCTCATTGATTCTAAAATAAAAAACGCCTCCAAATCGGAAGCGTTAGTAAATTTATAATACGATTTTAATGACTTATGCTAAAACAAGCTGTCTTGTACCTAAAGCAACAGGAACATTTTGTTCTTCATCAAAGGTGACATATTCCCAAGCATCTTGTTTAGCTAATAACGCTTGCAATAGTTGGTTATTTAAAGCGTGACCTGATTTATAACACACTACTTCACCAATCATATTATGGCCACTCATGT
This Gilliamella sp. ESL0443 DNA region includes the following protein-coding sequences:
- a CDS encoding 2-hydroxycarboxylate transporter family protein produces the protein MSMLQDIKENKMYIGSLPLPIFLVCSIIVIIAAQLDMLPKSLIGGFAVILPLGWFLGTVGQNIPFFKKFGAPAILSLIVPSLLVYYNVFDENTLSATKMLMKDSNFLLFYIASLVCGSILGMHRVILVQGFIRMMIPMLLGMCLAAFVGVCVAVAFGDDWEHAFFYTVSPVMAGGIGEGVLQLSNAYSNILNQDYNVFVSALIPATVVGNFFAITFTAIMSRIGEVKPHLSGHGQLVKIEFDGLAEALKDDKTPLDARAMSGAVMILATLFIFGMILEKVTHFPGPVLMIIATAVVKYFRLLPASVERGSQQWYKFISGNFTFPLMAGLGLLYIDLNSVVKVLTIPYFITIISIVFTVSMTGFVCSFFLKMYPVEASIISSCQSGMGGTGDVAILSTANRMNLMPFAQVATRLGGALMVICTTALMRYLHM
- a CDS encoding NADP-dependent malic enzyme; translation: MTTVQEKALAISKQMHGKFETHSKVPVNSMADLSVAYTPGVAAVCTEIAKNPDSVYEYTSKRNLVAVITDGSAVLGLGNIGPEAAIPVMEGKAILFKQFADVDAIPLSINTQDPDELVKHIAALAPSFGGINLEDISAPRCFEIEKRLQELLDIPVFHDDQHGTAIVVLAALYNALKVAGKSIESAKVVINGGGAAGLAIADMLLAAGVTDLKIVDKIGILSEDDLSLPPHHLAMAKRTNKNKQKGTLQDAVKGADVFIGVSAPGVLKADWVKTMAEKSIIFAMANPTPEIFPDEAKAAGAYIVGTGRSDYPNQINNVLAFPGIFRGALDARAKNITLAMQLAAAKGLANIITPDKLSIDCILPNAFEPNVAKVVAESVKNAANNL
- the dcuS gene encoding DcuS/MalK family sensor histidine kinase, with amino-acid sequence MRYLFNKLPLKVKLISLICLVFILSVIAQNIYIVHVVNNEYLINSRQRVENIANIISTSQSIIDEIQNPTPQNIASIQKTTEQSRVLTQTDFIVIFNMQGVRYSHPDENKIGQTIVGGDEQRALNGESYTSIAKGTLGDSVRAFKPIMNDKDQQIGVVLVGQTLQKINHLASRTSQPIWLSLFASLSIAILLAYLLSRNIKKILYGLEPVEMAQLFAERNAIIRTVKEGIVVINRDGLITQINDEAIRILRIKKDKENIISLPIGDFIPNTRLHEVMMSGKAEYDCEQNINGVVILTNRTPLFVNDILVGAIASFRDMTEVRRLAENLTGVNRYADALRSQSHEFNNKLHVIYGLAFNDNKSELIDYLEEIIGNQQAESKLVSQYIKDPIIAGFLNSKFSRARELNVTLTFNIDGILAPITDTSVTHGLVTILGNLIDNGLDAVQFLDDKQIKVSLVIDNSNFQIEINDNGEGISENDIQYIFQKGYSTKGDNRGFGLYLVLASIDELDGQIQLCDSDNKKGTCFKVLLPLEEIYRKK
- a CDS encoding response regulator, with product MVEVLIVEDDPMVAELNKKYLQMLPGFNLVATVTNGEQALHFIHDNHIDLLLLDVFMPKLNGLDLLKYIRISYPKIDIIMVTAACNTNDIQTALRLGVIDYIVKPFTFERFRTALISYQERVRLLSSSEILNQNQLDDRIFTKNFNTTNRLPKGIDSQTLQSVRDVIVNYQQDFSMSDIIELIPLSRISVKKYLDYLEELGEIESHLTYLPIGRPVKRYIYQK
- the yfbR gene encoding 5'-deoxynucleotidase; protein product: MNNSHFFAHLSRLKLINRWPLMRNVRTENVSEHSLQVAFVAHALAIIKNKRFNGNVNPERIALLAMYHDASEVLTGDLPTPTKYYNPQITSEYKKIEKIAQNKLINMLPKELQDDFKTLIDDDYYDEDEKSIVKQADALCAYLKTIEELSAGNNEFRLAEQRLKKTLSDRNTPEMDYFLDVFVPSFSLSLDEITMDE